The sequence below is a genomic window from Desulfobotulus mexicanus.
CAGATCTGATTCTCGCCAATACCAGAAAAACGGATATCATCGGAAGATGGGGAGGTGAGGAATTTCTGATCATCTGCCCGGAAATTGATGAATCCGGTATCAAAAAACTGGCTGAAAAACTTCAGGGCGTCATTGCATCCTTTGATTTTCCAGAAATTCAAAAAACAACGGCCAGTTTTGGTGTCACCCTTTACAGAAAAAATGATGACATCCAAAGCCTTATGAAAAGGGCTGATGAGGCCCTTTACACAGCTAAAAAAAGCGGAAGAAACAAAGTGGTTTTAAGCTGATATTCCCCAGAAAGGCCATTTTTATTCGCCCCGGCCAAGTCAGACACCCATCCAAAAAATTCCTGCCATCCTTGTGCTGCTAAGCACTTGCCTGTAATATTTATCCCCATGTCTTTTCCTTTTTTCATCAGCACCTTCTTTTCACAGAAAGCTATGCCATGGGCCTACATCCACAAAACTCTTTTCATCCGGAAGACAGGCTTTCACAGCAGAAAATATTTATTGTTGAAGATGATGCCCGGCTTGCCACCCTCATCAGCGAATATCTAGGCCAGAACGGATACAGAACACAGATCATTCCGAGGGGAGATCTTGCCATCATTCAAATCAGCACAAGTAAGCCTGATCTTGTGATTCTGGATCTCATGCTTCCCGGACAGGACGGTTTAAGTGTATGCAGAGAAATAAGAAAGAATTATCAGGGACCTGTTCTTATCCTCACGGCCAGAGAAGATGAAATGGATGAGGTCGCCGCCCTTGAAATGGGTGCAGATGATTATGTTAAAAAACCTGTGGTGCCAAGGGTTCTTCTGGCGCGTATTCGTGCCCTGTTCCGGAGAAACAGCTCCGGCTCTGCCCCGGAAGGAGGAGCCTCATCTCTCACTTTCGGTTCCCTCCACATGGACCTTGCCTCCCGCAGTGTTTTCCTTGAAAACAGGCCTGTTGAGCTCAGCACGGTGGAATTCAGTCTGCTCAGTTTCCTTGCAAGCCATGCAGGTGAAGTCCTCAGTCGGGAAAAAATTCTGGCCAGTCTTCGGGGAATCTCCTATGACGGACTGGACCGTTCCGTGGATATGTATATTTCCCGACTGCGCAAAAAACTGGGAGACCACGGTTCAAGACCCTGCCGCATTAAAACCGTATGGGGTGAGGGCTATCTTTTTGCAAGGGACGCATGGTAGCTCCCGTACGGATCTCGGAACTCAGGCAGGCCTATGATCATAAACCGAAAATAATGAACTTCTTATTCTCCCCGAGGTCCAATAGCCCCATAGTCGATGTTTTTTATACGCCGGTCATATATATTCTGTTACATTCCACCTACACATTCCCGACAGACCACACCGCCCCATGCTGTTAAAAATTCACAGAAGAACTATGATAGGGCAAAAAAACGAAGAATCATCATCGCCTGCCTCTGTATTAAATTAAATATAAAGCAGAAAGGAATATAAAAACAATGCCATACTTAAAACCAGTACTTATCTGGACACTGCTGATTCTTCTGCCCCCTGTTTTTGTACAGGCTGAAGGGAAACCAGACCCTGCCCCACGGTTTTCAGGTATGATTCAGACAGGTGGCGCTTTTATCCAGAAAAAAAGCCAGTCTGATCCGGATAAAGTAAACCGGCACCTGCATTCATTAAATACAGAGGGACAGTCCTTTGAAAAATACCTGCCCCTTATTCTTTTTGATCTGAAATTCAAAAACTCTACAGGCACAGAATTTTACACAAATACACCCATAGAAAGTGATCCGGGAATTGCAGCTGGAGTTTCAAAACGCTATTCCATGGGTAAAGTGGATGTCTATGGAATTTATACGATGCCGGGTGAAGCCTGGGAAGACCCATATCTTACGGGATTACCCAGAATAAAAACGGATATAAAAAGCTATGGGGCAGGTCTGAAGCTGGGGCAGATTATGGGCTCTCCCTTTGGTTTTGAATATAAACTTCGCATCAATGATATTGAAAAAGACCTTTCTGGCCAAAGGATTCCTGAATTGAAAAGGGATGGCCGAACCCACGGATTTGAACTCAATTACACCTTCAGGAACAGATCCTGCATGGTAACACCAAAAATCGGGTGGATTCTGGGGGATTTTGAAGGCAAAGCCAATGCATACAATCAGCTTAGCAGTGGCTTATCCTTCATGAAAATGAGTGAGAAGACTATGTACAGAATTAATCTGAATTACAGCATAAAAAACTACAAAGCCGAACATCCCGTCTTTTCAAAAGAAAGGCAGGATCATCTTTTTGGCATTATGGCTATGCTCATACGAATGAAACCCTTTGGCTATGACCGCTTCTCCATCAATCTTCTGGCAGGAACCATGCTCCGGGACTCCAACATTAGCTTTTATGATGAAAAAACCTATTTTGCTGGCCTGACCCTAGGCTATAGTTTTTAAAATCTGACAAACAGCATTCATTTCCCTCCCCATAAAAAATGAAAGACCTGATTCCGATGGAAAAAAAAATCAACACACCCCATACAGAATCCCGGTTCGGCAAACTCTTTATCCGTTTTTATCTTTCCATTTTCATTACTGTACTGGCCACAGCCCTCGGCCTGCAACACGGATTCAATTCCATGCTGAATATTTTTATGAAAGATTCCATTACAGCCTATT
It includes:
- a CDS encoding response regulator — protein: MGLHPQNSFHPEDRLSQQKIFIVEDDARLATLISEYLGQNGYRTQIIPRGDLAIIQISTSKPDLVILDLMLPGQDGLSVCREIRKNYQGPVLILTAREDEMDEVAALEMGADDYVKKPVVPRVLLARIRALFRRNSSGSAPEGGASSLTFGSLHMDLASRSVFLENRPVELSTVEFSLLSFLASHAGEVLSREKILASLRGISYDGLDRSVDMYISRLRKKLGDHGSRPCRIKTVWGEGYLFARDAW
- a CDS encoding DUF2860 family protein, giving the protein MPYLKPVLIWTLLILLPPVFVQAEGKPDPAPRFSGMIQTGGAFIQKKSQSDPDKVNRHLHSLNTEGQSFEKYLPLILFDLKFKNSTGTEFYTNTPIESDPGIAAGVSKRYSMGKVDVYGIYTMPGEAWEDPYLTGLPRIKTDIKSYGAGLKLGQIMGSPFGFEYKLRINDIEKDLSGQRIPELKRDGRTHGFELNYTFRNRSCMVTPKIGWILGDFEGKANAYNQLSSGLSFMKMSEKTMYRINLNYSIKNYKAEHPVFSKERQDHLFGIMAMLIRMKPFGYDRFSINLLAGTMLRDSNISFYDEKTYFAGLTLGYSF